The following are encoded together in the Glycine soja cultivar W05 chromosome 5, ASM419377v2, whole genome shotgun sequence genome:
- the LOC114411798 gene encoding replication protein A 70 kDa DNA-binding subunit B-like, translating into MAAKTVTPDAVSTLLANPSPDSTSDLPDIVVQVLDLKATGNKYMFTANDGKTKLKAMIPSDMRSQVLSGAIQNLGLIRVLDYTVNDIPNKSDKYLLAIKCEAVSPALEMEIKSEESGSGILLKPKVEGGVKTEGAAAGILLKPKQEVVTKSANQILREQHGNSAPAARMAMTRRVRPLVSLNPYQGNWTIKVSVTSKGNMRTYKNARGDGCVFNVELTDEDGTQIQATMFNNAARKFFDKFVLGKVYYISRGTLKVANKQFKTVQNDYEMTLNENSEVEEVVGEASFVPETKFNFVQIDQLGPHVNKSELVDVIGVVKNVSSTMSIRRKSDNESIPKRDITIADDTKKTVVVSLWNELATTTGEELLDIVDKSPVVAIKSLKVGDFQGVSLSTIGRSVVLVNPDIPEAKNLRSWYDFEGKDAAMDSVGSGSSPISNNGIRSVYTDRIHLSDIISNPSLGDGKPAFFSLRGHITFIKPDQAMWYRACKTCNKKVTESFGSGYWCDGCQKSDEQCSLRYIMVAKVSDGSAETFISVFNQEAEKIVGCSADDLDNLKLQEGEDNPYQMTLKEATWAQHLFRVSVTPNEYNGEKRQRITVRAVVPVDFAAESRFILEELSKMRA; encoded by the exons ATGGCCGCCAAAACGGTAACCCCCGACGCCGTTTCGACGCTCCTCGCAAACCCTTCCCCCGATTCCACATCGGATCTCCCCGACATCGTCGTTCAAGTCCTCGATCTTAAGGCGACAGGCAATAAATACAT GTTTACTGCTAATGATGGAAAAACGAAACTGAAAGCTATGATTCCTTCGGATATGCGCTCTCAGGTGCTCTCCGGGGCTATTCAAAACCTAGGTCTTATTCGCGTCCTTGATTACACTGTCAACGATATCCCCAATAAATCGGACAA ATACCTTCTTGCCATTAAATGTGAAGCTGTATCTCCCGCGCTTGAAATGGAGATAAAGAGTGAGGAATCTGGATCTGGGATTCTTTTGAAGCCCAAAGTAGAGGGTGGAGTCAAGACTGAAGGTGCTGCTGCTGGGATTCTTCTCAAGCCCAAGCAAGAAGTGGTGACAAAATCTGCTAACCAGATTCTACGCGAACAGCATGGAAA ttcggCTCCTGCTGCACGCATGGCAATGACGCGTAGAGTGCGTCCTCTTGTTTCGTTGAACCCTTATCAGGGTAATTGGACAATAAAGGTTAGCGTTACGAGCAAAGGGAACATGCGTACCTATAAGAATGCTAGGGGTGATGGTTGCGTCTTCAATGTTGAATTGACGGATGAAGAT GGTACTCAGATTCAGGCAACTATGTTTAATAATGCTGCAAGGaaattttttgacaaatttgtTCTGGGAAAGGTTTACTACATTTCAAGGGGAACTTTGAAAGTTGCTAACAAGCAGTTCAAAACTGTGCAAAATGATTATGAAATGACGCTAAATGAGAATTCCGAGGTGGAAGAGGTGGTCGGTGAAGCAAGTTTTGTTCCGGAAACAAAATTCAACTTTGTGCAGATTGATCAACTGGGTCCTCATGTCAATAAGTCTGAGCTTGTGG ATGTTATTGGAGTTGTTAAGAATGTGTCTTCAACAATGAGCATTCGTAGGAAGAGTGACAATGAGAGTATTCCAAAGCGTGACATTACTATTGCTGATGACAC GAAGAAGACAGTAGTTGTGTCCTTGTGGAATGAACTTGCAACTACCACAGGAGAAGAGCTACTGGACATTGTTGATAAATCTCCAGTTGTTGCAATTAAATCTCTCAAGGTTGGGGACTTCCAAG GTGTTTCTTTGTCAACTATAGGCAGAAGTGTGGTTCTGGTAAATCCAGACATACCCGAAGCAAAAAATCTCAGAAGCTG GTATGATTTTGAAGGCAAGGATGCTGCAATGGACTCTGTAGGCTCTGGTTCAAGTCCAATATCTAACAATGGGATTAGATCAGTGTACACTGATCGTATTCATCTTTCTGACATAATCTCAAACCCATCATTGGGAGATGGAAAG CCTGCTTTTTTCAGTCTTAGAGGACATATAACCTTCATAAAGCCTGATCAGGCAATGTGGTATCGTGCCTGTAAGACATGCAATAAGAAAGTTACTGAAAGCTTTGGTTCTGGATATTGGTGTGATGGATGTCAGAAAAGTGATGAACAGTGTAGTTTAAG GTATATTATGGTTGCCAAGGTTTCTGATGGAAGCGCTGAGACTTTTATCTCTGTCTTCAATCAGGAAGCTGAGAAGATCGTTGGATGCTCTGCTGATGATCTAGATAATCTTAAATTACAA GAAGGAGAAGATAATCCTTATCAGATGACATTGAAGGAAGCTACTTGGGCTCAACATCTTTTCCGGGTTAGTGTTACTCCGAACGAGTATAATGGCGAGAAGCGGCAAAGGATAACAGTTCGAGCAGTTGTTCCTGTTGACTTCGCTGCTGAGTCAAGGTTTATACTGGAAGAATTATCGAAGATGAGAGCATAA
- the LOC114411803 gene encoding uncharacterized protein LOC114411803 isoform X1: MDLLVVAAVAGAGCLAKYLNKLPKNGDGSSLLSLEDSNFENAESPTHPFCTQAGRDSLDRRGSDVSSQDCLLTIELASDREKVRPFRNCNESDALSVSNFNNIGYGNEQSPYVGGSCSFLLTDLSAAKLGHSPFGSKASHRTKHLYGHISGPSNSLESCLMAQLCKEHAQMDESVLSPSTMTRSFLVNDGNQMISRANDDDSFSGLTGSGEYMLHGEASKVKDESVLCAVPCLPKIGSSNDVKKMKFNAGSGRSKRLSPTSNVLSGRHIHTQHDETFLFSLGISFGIITSILANKREMDKLIELLKQTESLVQDLQQELEMKDSMRVKELHNENYDSQGTCDHSFCDKELNGFSPEKHTDNSPITDYKKSYDQKEEERSESMSKIEAELEAELERLGLNMNESSPERPLSELVELDPDFVADFAQGELQTDVIPGKDFVHSELNEDDSDTVVPVNYAVSPHELTLCLHEVIQSRLEGRVQELEIALENSQRKLRFMESEHESHPQKYFSSCGQASSLTKDDCEPITEPLVMSLFGDSPGAYIDTSYEEIIKIDDFEENSPSSIHISDYKVDSHSHDLHALGVQHCGANDLLTHSTDKEERLSRELSSGEVTMLEGLSSSNYELNDVTGDENCECDYEVERQLIRQIVERTKKGSPVFQNARRILYAMDED, translated from the exons atggatttgttggTTGTTGCAGCCGTTGCTGGAGCTGGGTGCTTGGCTAAATATTTGAACAAGCTTCCAAAGAATGGTGACGGCTCATCCCTTTTGTCTTTAGAGGATTCCAATTTTGAGAATGCTGAGTCCCCAACCCACCCCTTCTGCACACAAGCAGGGAGAGATTCTTTAGATAGAAGGGGTTCAGATGTGAGTTCACAGGATTGTCTTTTGACAATAGAGTTGGCTTCTGATAGGGAAAAAGTAAGGCCATTCAGGAATTGCAATGAGAGTGATGCCCTCTCTGTATcgaattttaataatattggaTATGGAAATGAGCAAAGCCCCTATGTTGGTGGCAGTTGCAGTTTCCTACTTACTGATTTGTCTGCAGCAAAATTAGGCCATAGTCCTTTTGGAAGTAAAGCCTCTCATAGGACTAAGCATTTGTATGGGCATATTAGTGGGCCTTCAAACTCCTTAGAAAGTTGCCTAATGGCTCAGCTGTGCAAAGAGCATGCCCAAATGGATGAATCTGTCTTATCACCATCAACAATGACAAGGTCATTTCTTGTTAATGATGGAAACCAAATGATCAGCAGAGCGAATGATGATGATTCTTTCAGTGGATTAACTGGAAGTGGAGAATATATGTTGCATGGAGAAGCCAGTAAAGTGAAGGATGAAAGTGTATTATGTGCAGTTCCTTGCTTACCCAAAATTGGATCTTCTAATGATGTCAAGAAGATGAAGTTTAATGCAGGCAGTGGACGAAGTAAGAGATTGAGCCCTACTAGCAATGTGCTTAGTGGAAGGCACATCCATACTCAACATG ATGAAACATTTCTCTTCAGTCTCGGGATTTCTTTTGGGATAATAACTTCCATCTTGgcaaataaaagagaaatggaCAAGTTAATAGAGTTGTTGAAGCAGACTGAAAGCTTGGTTCAAGATCTACAACAGGAACTTGAAATGAAAGATTCAATGAGAGTGAAGGAGTTACataatgaaaattatgattCACAGGGTACTTGTGATCATTCCTTCTGTGATAAGGAGCTAAATGGATTTTCACCTGAAAAGCACACAGATAACTCTCCAATAACTGACTACAAAAAATCATATgatcaaaaggaagaagaaagatcaGAATCTATGAGCAAAATTGAAGCTGAGCTTGAAGCTGAACTTGAGAGATTGGGATTAAACATGAACGAATCTAGCCCAGAAAGACCGCTGTCTGAGCTTGTTGAG CTTGACCCTGACTTTGTAGCAGATTTTGCTCAAGGTGAGTTGCAAACTGATGTGATCCCTGGGAAAGATTTTGTCCATTCAGAACTAAATGAGGATGACAGTGACACTGTGGTTCCTGTAAATTATGCTGTTTCGCCTCATGAACTAACACTGTGCTTGCATGAAGTTATCCAATCAAGACTTGAGGGACGTGTACAGGAGCTTGAGATTGCCCTTGAAAATAGCCAAAGGAAATTACGGTTTATGGAATCTGAGCATGAGAGTCATCCCCAAAAGTATTTCTCAAGTTGTGGACAAGCATCCTCCTTGACTAAAGATGACTGTGAGCCTATTACCGAACCCTTAGTTATGAGTTTATTTGGTGACTCTCCCGGGGCTTACATTGACACCTCTTATGAAGAAATAATAAAGATAGATGACTTCGAAGAAAATTCACCATCTAGCATCCATATTTCTGATTACAAAGTAGATTCACATTCACATGATTTGCATGCATTAGGGGTTCAACATTGTGGAGCAAATGATCTCCTAACTCATTCCACTGATAAAGAAGAGAGACTGTCAAGGGAACTCTCTTCTGGTGAGGTCACAATGTTGGAAGGGCTAAGCTCTAGCAATTATGAATTAAATGATGTTACTGGAGATGAAAACTGTGAGTGTGATTATGAGGTGGAAAGGCAATTAATAAGACAAATTGTTGAAAGGACCAAGAAAGGTTCTCCTGTTTTCCAAAATGCTAGAAGGATATTGTATGCTATGGATGAAGATTAA
- the LOC114411436 gene encoding uncharacterized protein LOC114411436, with product METGVDNKKTGEHDFQQASQLKEEEQERTNNSNLDEAHPSSPSQSRKPSSALESSQSKPSASETIPTNVESQTPAESGEDDVPNSSMPKHEHGDVVVRANNQGAEIQNPPVQVMERSGESGASPRYVFPSHVFSNSNANSTVEWSTASTESLFSIYMGNMSFSNELICFKSGELDKPGDVCMHDQTNASPTHQPDAQAENKFNDISKRTYELQLLHEKSSKAAEAKAAETMREVIMESSQTTENVGKGDDKASNFHRQSNGSASSYAFQSSKGRDRSVSSKGAGEKQNQQKQPDEDEAPSAADQAPKSSTNAPNKWLNCFSCCICCN from the exons ATGGAAACCGGAGTTGATAACAAAAAAACAGGTGAACATGATTTTCAACAGGCATCTCAATTAaaggaagaagaacaagaaagaACAAACAATAGCAATTTGGATGAAGCTCATCCTTCATCACCATCACAATCCCGAAAACCATCTAGTGCACTGGAATCATCACAAAGCAAACCATCTGCATCTGAGACTATCCCCACAAATGTTGAATCACAAACACCAGCAGAATCTGGTGAAGATGATGTTCCCAATAGTTCTATGCCAAAACATGAACATGGTGATGTGGTAGTTAGGGCAAACAACCAAGGAGCAGAAATACAAAACCCTCCAGTGCAAGTGATGGAGCGTTCAGGTGAATCAGGAGCCTCTCCTCGGTATGTTTTTCCATCCCATGTCTTCTCAAATAGCAACGCAAACTCCACGGTGGAATGGAGCACTGCCTCCACTGAATCACTGTTCAGCATCTACATGGGAAACATGAGCTTCTCAAATGAATTGATTTGTTTTAAATCCGGAGAGTTGGATAAGCCTGGTGATGTATGCATGCATGATCAGACTAATGCTTCACCAACTCACCAGCCAGATGCCCAAGCAGAAAACAAATTCAATGATATCAGCAAAAGAACTTATGAACTGCAGTTACTACACGAAAAAAGTTCGAAGGCTGCTGAAGCAAAAGCTGCTGAGACAATGAGAGAGGTTATAATGGAAAGTAGTCAAACCACAGAGAATGTTGGTAAAGGGGATGATAAGGCTTCCAATTTCCATCGCCAGTCAAATGGCAGCGCCAGTTCCTACGCGTTTCAATC GTCGAAAGGTCGAGATAGAAGTGTTTCATCCAAGGGTGCTGGAGAGAAGCAAAATCAACAGAAGCAGCCAGATGAAGATGAAGCACCAAGTGCAGCTGATCAGGCCCCGAAATCATCCACAAATGCACCTAATAAATGGCTGAATTGCTTTTCGTGCTGTATTTGCTGTAATTAG
- the LOC114411800 gene encoding glycerophosphodiester phosphodiesterase GDPD6-like, giving the protein MASLPSFTPFVFLLLVIGCNARPLYPLPSKGDDGNRKPLQTFRPYNIAHRGSNGELPEETHPAYLRAIEEGADFIETDILSSKDGVLVCFHDVTLDNTTDIANRTEFANRKRTYEVQGENMTGFFTVDFTLKELKSLRVKQRCSFRDQQFNGKFQIITFEEFITIALDAPRVVGIYPEIKNPVFINQHVKWSHGKRFEDKFVETLQKYGYKGSYLSKDWLRQPVFIQSFAPTSLVYISNKTDLPKVFLIDDVTVPTQDTNQSYWEITSDEYLEYIKQYVVGIGPWKDTVVPVVKNYMTNPTNLVARAHAHNLQVHPYTYRNEFPFLHFNFSQDPYMEYDFWINKIGVDGLFTDFTGSLHRYQEWTSNRKDDDDDKTESNLLHKIALLVSSYE; this is encoded by the exons ATGGCTTCCTTACCCA GTTTTACTCCTTTTGTATTTCTATTGCTTGTCATTGGATGCAATGCAAGGCCTTTGTATCCACTTCCCAGCAAAGGTGATGATGGAAATAGGAAGCCCCTACAAACTTTTCGCCCTTATAACATTGCTCATCGCGGTTCAAACGGAGAGCTTCCTGAGGAAACTCATCCTGCATACTTG AGAGCTATTGAGGAGGGTGCAGACTTCATTGAAACTGATATCTTATCATCCAAAGATGGTGTTCTTGTATGTTTCCATGATGTTACCCTTGATAATACTACTGACATTGCAAATCGCACAGAGTTTGCTAATCGTAAAAGAACATATGAAGTCCAAGGGGAAAACATGACTGGCTTTTTTACTG TTGATTTCACATTAAAGGAATTAAAGTCATTGAGGGTGAAACAGAGGTGTAGCTTCAGGGACCAACAGTTTAATG GAAAGTTTCAAATCATCACTTTTGAAGAGTTCATTACCATAGCACTGGATGCACCCAGAGTTGTTGGAATATATCCAGAGATAAAAAATCCAGTATTTATCAATCAACAT GTTAAATGGTCCCATGGCAAAAGATTTGAGGACAAGTTtgtggagacacttcagaaaTATGGGTACAAGGGTTCCTACCTGTCAAAAGATTGGTTGAGACAACCTGTATTTATTCAGTCATTTGCTCCAACTTCACTCGtgtatatatcaaataaaacGGACTTGCCCAAGGTTTTCTTAATTGATGATGTTACTGTTCCAACTCAAGACACTAATCAG TCATATTGGGAGATTACATCTGATGAATACCTAGAGTACATAAAGCAATATGTTGTGGGAATTGGACCTTGGAAGGACACAGTGGTACCTGtggtaaaaaattatatgacaaATCCTACTAATCTTGTTGCCAGGGCACATGCTCATAACCTGCAG GTGCATCCATATACTTACCGAAATGAGTTCCCATTTTTGCATTTCAACTTCAGTCAAGATCCGTATATGGAATATGATTTCTGGATCAACAAGATAGGCGTTGATGGTCTCTTTACAGACTTCACTGGTAGTCTTCATCGTTATCAGGAATGGACCTCTAACcgtaaagatgatgatgatgacaagACTGAATCCAATCTATTACATAAAATTGCTTTGTTAGTCTCCTCTTATGAATGA
- the LOC114411801 gene encoding presenilin-like protein At2g29900, producing MAETQTQRPCSSVLDSLGEEIVRIIAPVSICMFLVVILVSTLNTDSSLFDASMSMVTIAYNETTSDSTWDKFLGALLNSLAFVILVTFATFVLVLLFYFRCTRFLKLYMAFSTFIVLLFLGGEVSIFLIQKFSTPIDCITFFLVLCNFAVVGVLTVFISKMAILVTQGYLVVVGILVAYSFTMLPEWTTWALLVAMALYDLAAVLLPIGPLRLLVELAISRDEEIPALVYEARPVNHGSLDPMEVTQRRLWRERRVQNLNANSVLAHGPDNVESHADSGASAGYNRDGADLVRENASLNSILNADSSGGSNGYGNLVSVEEGRVRVQETGSDLSAPLIDRGMNVQLGRGEDAASIENLMLEGIGLGSSGSIKLGLGDFIFYSVLVGRAAMYDYMTVYACYLAIIAGLGITLMLLAFYQKALPALPVSVAMGVLFYFLTRLLLEVFVVQCSLNLLLF from the coding sequence ATGGCAGAAACACAAACCCAGAGACCCTGTTCAAGCGTCCTCGATTCTCTGGGGGAAGAAATCGTGAGAATCATCGCACCCGTTTCAATATGCATGTTCCTGGTCGTAATCCTGGTCTCAACTCTCAACACCGATTCTTCTCTCTTCGACGCATCGATGAGCATGGTCACCATCGCGTACAACGAAACAACCTCGGACTCCACCTGGGACAAGTTCCTAGGAGCCCTTCTGAACTCCTTAGCCTTCGTCATCCTCGTCACCTTCGCAACCTTCGTCTTGGTCCTCCTCTTCTACTTCCGATGCACCAGGTTCTTAAAACTCTACATGGCTTTCTCCACTTTCATCGTGCTGCTATTCCTCGGCGGCGAAGTCTCGATCTTCTTGATCCAAAAGTTTAGTACTCCCATTGATTGCATCACGTTCTTCCTTGTTCTGTGTAATTTCGCTGTTGTGGGTGTTTTGACTGTGTTTATTTCGAAAATGGCGATTCTTGTGACGCAGGggtatttggttgttgttgggaTATTGGTTGCTTATTCGTTTACTATGTTGCCTGAGTGGACCACGTGGGCCCTGCTTGTTGCTATGGCGTTGTATGATCTTGCTGCGGTTTTGTTGCCAATTGGACCGTTAAGGCTTTTGGTAGAGCTTGCAATTTCAAGGGATGAGGAAATTCCGGCATTGGTTTATGAGGCTAGGCCAGTGAACCATGGTAGTTTGGATCCTATGGAAGTCACGCAGAGGCGGTTGTGGAGAGAAAGGAGGGTTCAGAATTTGAATGCTAATTCAGTGTTGGCTCATGGCCCCGACAATGTTGAATCGCACGCTGATTCGGGTGCAAGCGCTGGCTATAACCGGGATGGCGCAGACTTGGTTAGGGAAAACGCTTctttgaattcaattttgaatGCTGATAGTTCTGGTGGCTCCAATGGTTATGGAAATTTGGTGAGTGTGGAAGAGGGACGGGTGCGAGTTCAAGAGACTGGTTCGGACCTTTCTGCACCCTTGATTGATCGTGGAATGAATGTCCAGCTTGGTAGGGGAGAAGATGCTGCGTCAATTGAAAACTTGATGCTAGAGGGAATTGGATTGGGTTCTTCCGGTTCAATCAAGTTAGGGCTGGGAGATTTTATCTTCTATAGTGTTTTGGTTGGCAGGGCGGCAATGTATGATTATATGACGGTGTATGCATGTTATCTTGCTATCATTGCGGGTCTTGGCATAACTTTGATGCTTTTGGCTTTTTATCAGAAAGCTTTGCCTGCTCTTCCTGTGTCAGTGGCAATGGGCGTGCTGTTTTATTTCTTGACCAGGCTTTTACTTGAAGTATTTGTAGTACAATGTTCCTTAAATCTCCTGTTGTTCTAA
- the LOC114411803 gene encoding uncharacterized protein LOC114411803 isoform X2, with protein MLAVAGAGCLAKYLNKLPKNGDGSSLLSLEDSNFENAESPTHPFCTQAGRDSLDRRGSDVSSQDCLLTIELASDREKVRPFRNCNESDALSVSNFNNIGYGNEQSPYVGGSCSFLLTDLSAAKLGHSPFGSKASHRTKHLYGHISGPSNSLESCLMAQLCKEHAQMDESVLSPSTMTRSFLVNDGNQMISRANDDDSFSGLTGSGEYMLHGEASKVKDESVLCAVPCLPKIGSSNDVKKMKFNAGSGRSKRLSPTSNVLSGRHIHTQHDETFLFSLGISFGIITSILANKREMDKLIELLKQTESLVQDLQQELEMKDSMRVKELHNENYDSQGTCDHSFCDKELNGFSPEKHTDNSPITDYKKSYDQKEEERSESMSKIEAELEAELERLGLNMNESSPERPLSELVELDPDFVADFAQGELQTDVIPGKDFVHSELNEDDSDTVVPVNYAVSPHELTLCLHEVIQSRLEGRVQELEIALENSQRKLRFMESEHESHPQKYFSSCGQASSLTKDDCEPITEPLVMSLFGDSPGAYIDTSYEEIIKIDDFEENSPSSIHISDYKVDSHSHDLHALGVQHCGANDLLTHSTDKEERLSRELSSGEVTMLEGLSSSNYELNDVTGDENCECDYEVERQLIRQIVERTKKGSPVFQNARRILYAMDED; from the exons ATGCTAG CCGTTGCTGGAGCTGGGTGCTTGGCTAAATATTTGAACAAGCTTCCAAAGAATGGTGACGGCTCATCCCTTTTGTCTTTAGAGGATTCCAATTTTGAGAATGCTGAGTCCCCAACCCACCCCTTCTGCACACAAGCAGGGAGAGATTCTTTAGATAGAAGGGGTTCAGATGTGAGTTCACAGGATTGTCTTTTGACAATAGAGTTGGCTTCTGATAGGGAAAAAGTAAGGCCATTCAGGAATTGCAATGAGAGTGATGCCCTCTCTGTATcgaattttaataatattggaTATGGAAATGAGCAAAGCCCCTATGTTGGTGGCAGTTGCAGTTTCCTACTTACTGATTTGTCTGCAGCAAAATTAGGCCATAGTCCTTTTGGAAGTAAAGCCTCTCATAGGACTAAGCATTTGTATGGGCATATTAGTGGGCCTTCAAACTCCTTAGAAAGTTGCCTAATGGCTCAGCTGTGCAAAGAGCATGCCCAAATGGATGAATCTGTCTTATCACCATCAACAATGACAAGGTCATTTCTTGTTAATGATGGAAACCAAATGATCAGCAGAGCGAATGATGATGATTCTTTCAGTGGATTAACTGGAAGTGGAGAATATATGTTGCATGGAGAAGCCAGTAAAGTGAAGGATGAAAGTGTATTATGTGCAGTTCCTTGCTTACCCAAAATTGGATCTTCTAATGATGTCAAGAAGATGAAGTTTAATGCAGGCAGTGGACGAAGTAAGAGATTGAGCCCTACTAGCAATGTGCTTAGTGGAAGGCACATCCATACTCAACATG ATGAAACATTTCTCTTCAGTCTCGGGATTTCTTTTGGGATAATAACTTCCATCTTGgcaaataaaagagaaatggaCAAGTTAATAGAGTTGTTGAAGCAGACTGAAAGCTTGGTTCAAGATCTACAACAGGAACTTGAAATGAAAGATTCAATGAGAGTGAAGGAGTTACataatgaaaattatgattCACAGGGTACTTGTGATCATTCCTTCTGTGATAAGGAGCTAAATGGATTTTCACCTGAAAAGCACACAGATAACTCTCCAATAACTGACTACAAAAAATCATATgatcaaaaggaagaagaaagatcaGAATCTATGAGCAAAATTGAAGCTGAGCTTGAAGCTGAACTTGAGAGATTGGGATTAAACATGAACGAATCTAGCCCAGAAAGACCGCTGTCTGAGCTTGTTGAG CTTGACCCTGACTTTGTAGCAGATTTTGCTCAAGGTGAGTTGCAAACTGATGTGATCCCTGGGAAAGATTTTGTCCATTCAGAACTAAATGAGGATGACAGTGACACTGTGGTTCCTGTAAATTATGCTGTTTCGCCTCATGAACTAACACTGTGCTTGCATGAAGTTATCCAATCAAGACTTGAGGGACGTGTACAGGAGCTTGAGATTGCCCTTGAAAATAGCCAAAGGAAATTACGGTTTATGGAATCTGAGCATGAGAGTCATCCCCAAAAGTATTTCTCAAGTTGTGGACAAGCATCCTCCTTGACTAAAGATGACTGTGAGCCTATTACCGAACCCTTAGTTATGAGTTTATTTGGTGACTCTCCCGGGGCTTACATTGACACCTCTTATGAAGAAATAATAAAGATAGATGACTTCGAAGAAAATTCACCATCTAGCATCCATATTTCTGATTACAAAGTAGATTCACATTCACATGATTTGCATGCATTAGGGGTTCAACATTGTGGAGCAAATGATCTCCTAACTCATTCCACTGATAAAGAAGAGAGACTGTCAAGGGAACTCTCTTCTGGTGAGGTCACAATGTTGGAAGGGCTAAGCTCTAGCAATTATGAATTAAATGATGTTACTGGAGATGAAAACTGTGAGTGTGATTATGAGGTGGAAAGGCAATTAATAAGACAAATTGTTGAAAGGACCAAGAAAGGTTCTCCTGTTTTCCAAAATGCTAGAAGGATATTGTATGCTATGGATGAAGATTAA
- the LOC114411802 gene encoding glycine-rich RNA-binding protein blt801-like, which yields MAFFGRIGNLLRQTASRQVSSELRSSPSFFQAIRSMSSAPSTKLFIGGVSYSTDEQSLREAFSKYGEVVDARIIMDRETGRSRGFGFITYTSVEEASSAIQALDGQDLHGRPIRVNYANERPRGYGGGGFGSYGAVGGGGYEGGSSYRGGYGGDNYSRNDGSGYGYGGGRYGSGGNYGDSGSGNNYSGGYAGNAGGVGNHESSTGFASNGYDGSVVDGGVGAGSGTSFADGYDGSAGSEFGSSGQLDSKASSKGDEDFGDYRDDNDADDFAKRA from the exons ATGGCTTTCTTTGGTAGAATTGGGAATTTATTAAGACAGACAGCAAGCAGGCAGGTTAGTTCAGAATTGCGATCATCCCCTTCGTTTTTTCAGGCTATACGCAGTATGTCATCTGCTCCAAGCACAAAGCTGTTTATCGGAG GTGTTTCATATTCTACTGACGAGCAAAGTTTGAGGGAAGCTTTTTCAAAATATGGTGAAGTTGTTGATG CTAGGATAATTATGGATCGTGAAACTGGTAGATCCAGAGGATTTGGCTTTATTACATACACTTCGGTTGAGGAGGCATCAAGTGCCATTCAGGCCTTGGATGGTCAG GACCTACATGGTCGCCCGATTAGGGTGAATTATGCTAATGAAAGACCTCGTGGATATGGTGGCGGTGGCTTTGGTTCATACGGTGCTGTAGGTGGCGGTGGCTATGAAGGTGGTAGCAGCTATCGTGGTGGTTATGGTGGTGACAACTATAGTCGAAATGATGGGAGTGGTTATGGATATGGTGGAGGCAGGTATGGATCAGGCGGCAATTATGGGGACAGTGGCTCTGGCAATAACTATTCAGGAGGCTATGCTGGTAATGCCGGTGGTGTAGGCAATCATGAAAGCTCTACTGGTTTTGCCAGTAATGGATATGATGGAAGTGTTGTGGATGGTGGTGTTGGTGCAGGTAGTGGCACTAGCTTTGCTGATGGCTATGATGGAAGTGCGGGGTCTGAATTTGGCAGCAGTGGCCAATTAGATAGCAAAGCAAGCAGCAAAGGAGATGAGGATTTTGGTGATTACAGGGATGACAACGATGCAGATGATTTTGCCAAGAGGGCTTGA